CGATAATCGGCTTGATGCCCGCCTTCTGGGCGGCCGTGTAAAAATCCACCGCGCCGAACAGCGATCCGTGATCCGTTATCGCGCATGCGTGCATGCCGAAATCGGCGCAGCGTTGAAGCATTTCGCCGATTTTGGTCGCGCCGTCAAGGACGCTGTAATCCGTGTGCACGTGAAGATGGACAAACCCCGCGCTCATCACGGCGCCTCGCGGACAAAAGGTCTGACGTGGTTATCGCCCACAACCCAATTTCTCTTCGTGCTCGTCATTGTGCTCGTCATCGTGCCCGTCTTCGCGTTCAAAACCCCGCGATTTCCGTACTCGCCAAATCATGGACCTTCAATTGGTTTCACAAATGGTCCACGATTTTCTTGTTGTTTTTTATAGAAGCCGGATTTTAAGGTAATAAACCCCACCGCGAGAAACCGAACCACCGGTGAAAGCCCGATCCAAATGCCGGAATAACCCCGGGGTTCGTTTCCCGTCCAAGAGAATCCCAAATCCGCTGACCGACAAATCATTGTACCCGTTCCAGTATCATCCGCAAGGCGGTTTCCGCGGTGGCGCGCTTGATTTCCTTGCGCGCCCCCGTGAACACATGCCGCCGGATTTCCGTGCCGTCCGGTCCTGCCACCGCCACATAGACGAGGCCGACCGGTTTGTCGGGCGTTCCGCCCGATGGACCGGCGATGCCCGTGCAGGCCACGGCGTAGTCCGCGCCGAAACGATTCCGGGCGCCTTCCGCCATCTCCCGCGCCACCGGCTCGCTCACCGCGCCGTGTGCCTCGATCGTGGCCCGCGCGACGCCTAGAAGCGCGGTCTTCGCCGTATTTGCATAGGCGACCACGCCACCCAAAAAAAAGGCCGACGACCCCGGTACATTGGTCAACACATGCGCAATCAGGCCGCCCGAACACGATTCCGCCGTGGCCAGCGTCGCGCCGCGGGCCAGAAGCCGGTGGGCTGTCTGCTCTTCGAGACTCGGGGCTTGATCGTCCATGGTTCACCGCCGGTTCCGTGGATGCTTTCTTGCGCCGGAAAGCAATCCTACCATAGCACTCGCCCGAAGGTTCCGGCAAATTATCGGCCACGGGCGAAAGTCCCTTCGCCGCGCCCGCCTTCCATTTGAGAATCGGTCCGGGGAAGGGCTAGGCTATCCGCGGTAGATGTTGGTGTCCAGGAATACTTGAATGAAACGTTGCCACAAATGCGGCGCGGAATGGGTGAGCGACAAGCGGCAGCCGGGCGTGAAAGAGGTTTGCGCGCGCTGCAACGCCTATCTGCATTGCTGCAAAAACTGCCGCCATCGAGACCCGGCCAAACACAACGAATGCCGGATCCCGAACACTGAATGGGTGGGCGACCGCGCGGGTTGCAATTTCTGCGACGAGTTTGAGTTCAAGGATTCGGATGTGGAAGCCGGGCGCGACGCGGGAAATTTGGCCAAGGCGCGCAGTGCGTTGGATGAATTGTTCGGGGGGGACATAACAAAACAGGCCGAAGGCCGCGATGCCTTCGACAAACTCTTCGGGGATTCAACATGAACCCATTGCCCAAAGAAAAGCCGAAAGCCCCTCTGCCGCCAAGGCCATCGTCTTCCCTTCCGCCATATAAACAACCCCCATCGCGGACTCTTCGCGGCGGTGTTTCCGGGGATCGGCCCCTATGACCCGGCGGATGTTGGTGGTTGACGACAAGGAAAGCGTGCGGAGCATGCTGTCGTCGGCTTTTCAGGCGCGCGGTTTTATCGTCGAGGAGGCCTCGAACGGACTCGATGCTATTGAGGCGATCCGGCAGAATCCATTCGAGGTGGTGATTACCGATCTCAGCATGCCCGGCGAGAACGGCATTGCCGTGCTGCGCGCGGCGCGGGAAGCCTCGCCGGATACCGTTGTCGTCATGATCACGGCATTCGGCACGATTGACATTGCCGTGGAGGCGATGCGGCTCGGCGCCGCCGATTTCATCACGAAGCCGTTCAAGATCTCCGAAATCGAACGAAAAGTGGATCAGTACCTCGCGACGCGCCGGGAGGAGCCCGCGCAGTCCGCCAAGACGTGGATGCACCCCAGCGTCCAGCACATGGTGGGCACGAGCGCGCACACGAAACAGTTGCTCAAGATGATCCAGCGCATCGGGCCGAGCCGAAGCGCCGTGCTCATCGTCGGACCCACCGGCACCGGCAAGGAACTGGTCGCCCGCGCCATCCACGATTCGAGTCCCCGGCACGACAAGCCCTTCGTTGCGCTGAACTGCGCCGCGCTCGCCCCCGGCATCCTCGAAAGCGAACTGTTCGGACACGAAAAGGGCGCATTCACCGGCGCGCACGAACGACGCATCGGACGCTTCGAGCGCGCGCACACCGGCACGTTGTTCCTCGACGAAGTGGGGGAGATTGACCCGCAAATCCAAACGAAACTGCTCCGCGTGCTCCAAGAAAACGAATTCGAGCGCGTCGGCGGCATGCAGCCCATTTCCGTGGACGTCCGCATCATCGCCGCGACCAACCGCGACCTGTCGCAGGCCATTCAAGAAGGCCGTTTCCGCGAGGATTTCTATTACCGGCTTAACGTGTTTTCGCTGCACATCGAACCGTTGCGCAACCGGCGCGACGACATCCCCGCCCTCGTGGACCATTTCCTGCGCAAGTTCAGCGTGGAACTCGGCAAAAATCTGACGGGCGTGGACGACGACGTGATGGCGTTTTTCCTGCGGTATCCCTGGCCCGGCAACATCCGGGAACTCGAAAACCTCCTCGAACGCGCGGCCGTCCTTGCCGAGGAATCCATCATCACGATCGATGAACTTCCCCAGGAACTCCTCGGCGTGGCCGATTCAGCGCCCGCCATACCCGCGCCTCCCGCGCCGGAACGCGCCTCGATCATCGAACGCACCGAGGAACTCGAATGCGAACTCATCCGCGGCGCACTCGAACGGTTCCACTGGAACAAAACCAAGGCCGCCGATCACCTCGGACTCAAACGCACCACGCTCCAATACAAGATCAAGCGCTACGGGCTGGAATAGATCGCCCGTCAACATTCAATACATGACATTTCGGCGAAGTCTTGACCAGTAAGGAGAACGACATGATTCCAGGAAAAAAAGCATGGCTCGTTTCGGCCTCTCTGATTGCCTGTTGCGCCGCCGCGTTGGCCGCACGGCCGGAGGATCCCGTCACGGAAACGGAACCGCTGCCGTTTGTCGAGGGGTCCTTCACCATTGCCG
The DNA window shown above is from Candidatus Hydrogenedentota bacterium and carries:
- a CDS encoding CinA family protein, coding for MDDQAPSLEEQTAHRLLARGATLATAESCSGGLIAHVLTNVPGSSAFFLGGVVAYANTAKTALLGVARATIEAHGAVSEPVAREMAEGARNRFGADYAVACTGIAGPSGGTPDKPVGLVYVAVAGPDGTEIRRHVFTGARKEIKRATAETALRMILERVQ
- a CDS encoding sigma-54 dependent transcriptional regulator, whose product is MTRRMLVVDDKESVRSMLSSAFQARGFIVEEASNGLDAIEAIRQNPFEVVITDLSMPGENGIAVLRAAREASPDTVVVMITAFGTIDIAVEAMRLGAADFITKPFKISEIERKVDQYLATRREEPAQSAKTWMHPSVQHMVGTSAHTKQLLKMIQRIGPSRSAVLIVGPTGTGKELVARAIHDSSPRHDKPFVALNCAALAPGILESELFGHEKGAFTGAHERRIGRFERAHTGTLFLDEVGEIDPQIQTKLLRVLQENEFERVGGMQPISVDVRIIAATNRDLSQAIQEGRFREDFYYRLNVFSLHIEPLRNRRDDIPALVDHFLRKFSVELGKNLTGVDDDVMAFFLRYPWPGNIRELENLLERAAVLAEESIITIDELPQELLGVADSAPAIPAPPAPERASIIERTEELECELIRGALERFHWNKTKAADHLGLKRTTLQYKIKRYGLE